Genomic window (Aurantimicrobium sp. INA4):
GTCCCGAAGCGCCGAGACCAGTTTCTGTCATCACGGCCTTGGCGACAGATGCTGCGTTTTGGAACAAATGGTTCAAGTTTTTGGAGACAAAGCCACGCTGATGCGCTTGTGTGAGTGAGCGTTTTACTTGGCCCGAAATTTCTTCTTCGCCCACAATCATGGACTCAAGTCCTGATGCCACAGAAAACAAGTGCTGGGCAACACTATTGCCATAGAGGACCTTCAACATTGAGGTCACCACGTCAGTAGGAACTCCTAAAGCTTTTGCGACGACAGATGTGACGTAATCCATAGAGTCGTGAAAAGACTCAGCTTCGAAATAGATCTCAAAACGGTTACAGGTCGCCAACACGACGACCCCTTCAAGAACAGAATCGCTCGGACTCAAGGCATTTAGTACCTCTGCCGATGCTGATTCAAACTTCTCGAGATCAGTTAACGGGGTGTCGTGGAAGTCAGTTCCTAAATAGACGAGTGCCACAAAGCTCAAGATAACAACAGGCCTTCTGACACCGTGTCAGCTTTTCTGATCGCACCGCTCTAGAGAATAAGCCTGTGATACTTCCTGCCGAACATCCTCTGAACACCGGCAAGACCAGTGCGTCTCTCTTGGTGCTGAACATGCGCGGTCACCGCACTTGTCCGTTGCCAGTGTGGTTCATGCGGCAAGCAGGGCGTTCACTTCCTGAATATCGGAAGTTGCGCGAAGGCATTGCGATGCTAGACAGTTGCCTCACTCCTGAGCTTGTCGTTGAGATCACCATGCAGCCGGTTCGCCGCCACGGTGTGGATGCTGCTATCTTCTTCTCTGACATTGTGATCCCCCTCAAACTTGCAGGACTCGATGTTGACATCAAGCCAGGAGTTGGGCCTGTGTTGGAACATCCGGTGCGCACCCAAGAAGCCGCCGACGCGTTGCACCACATCGATGCCGACGCCTTTGCTCCCATCACCACCGCTGTTGACATGCTCGTGAAGGAACTGGGTTCAACCCCCCTGATCGGGTTTGGTGGCGCTCCCTTCACCCTCGCCTCCTATCTCATCGAAGGTGGCCCATCGAAAGACCTTCCTCATTCCAGAGAGATGATGCGAAACCAGCCTGAGCTGTGGGCACAGATTTTGAACTGGTGTGCTGACATCACGGCACAGTTCATTTCTGCCCAGGTCGTTGCAGGTGCGAGTGCACTCCAAGTATTTGATAGCTGGGCAGGACGTTTGAGCCCAGAAGAATACGAAACGTTTGCCAAGCCCTATTCAGAACGATTGTTTTCACAGCTTGCACTTCTCGTTGACAAGGATGGAGTTCCGGTTCCGCGCGTTCACTTTGGCGTAGGGACAGAGCCTCTCTTGGAATCCATGCATGGAGTTGGTGCAACCGTGATGGGTATTGATTCGCAGACTGATCTTGCTCGAGCATCTGCCCTCTTCCACGACAAGGTCCCTCTCCAAGGCAACATCTCTACAGAACTGTTGACAGCAAACTGGGAGACGTTGGCAGAACACATAGATGCAGTTATCGCCTCAGGTGCCAATGCTCCAGGTCATGTGGTCAATCTGGGCCATGGTGTTCCTCCTGAAACAGATCCAGACGTGCTCACCCGAATTACTGAATACATCCACCGCACAACAACATGATTCAAGCAGATCGGGTCGTCATTGGTGCCGGGATTTCCGGCTTGCTAGCAGCGCTTCGGGCGACTTCCCGTGGCGAAACGGTTGTAGTTCTCGAGAAAGAAGCGCACGCAGGTGGACTGATTGCCCCCGTCACTATTGGCGAGATTGATATCGATGCTGGCGCTGAAGCGTTTTCAACCGCCGGGGAGAGCTTCCTGCAGCTGCTGAAAGAATTGGGTTTGAACGATCACATCGTTTCCCCCCAGCGAACCGATGCGCGCATCGTTGCCTCCCCGACGCTTCGATATCCGATTCCGCATGGTGTTTTAGGGATCCCGAGTTCACTTGATGACCCCGAGCTCGCTTCCATCATTTCTCCTCAGGGACTGGAAGAAGCTCGCCGCTTAGATTCTCAACCAGTGGGTGAGCTCCAAGGTATGAGCGTGGCGGAATTGGTTGACACACGTCTCGGTTCTGAGTTTGTCGACAAGCTGGTCGAACCTCTGTTTAGCGGGGTTCACGGTTCCTCAGCGCAAACGCTGTCTGCCGAATCCACCATACCCGCACTTCTGCGAGCGATGAGTGAAACAGGTTCTCTGTGTTCAGCAGCACGACAGATTCGTGCCGCCCAGCCGCGGCCTGGAGCCGCTGTGGCAAGTCTTGATGGCGGCATGTTTACTCTCGTCGCTGAGCTCTATCGCCTTTTGCTGAGCAAGAAAGTTTGGTTCTCTTTCAACAGCGACGTCACCAGTGTCCAGCAGGAGAATGACCAGTGGTGCTGTAAAACGAGTAACGGAACCTTCGTCAGCACCCAAATGACTATTGCGACCGGAATCAGCACGGCTGCATACGTCCTCGCCTCCTGGGACAGTCAAGAAGTAGTTGCTGAACTTGCAACACCGGAGACTCATTCCGTCGATGTTGCACTAGTGATTTTG
Coding sequences:
- the hemE gene encoding uroporphyrinogen decarboxylase codes for the protein MILPAEHPLNTGKTSASLLVLNMRGHRTCPLPVWFMRQAGRSLPEYRKLREGIAMLDSCLTPELVVEITMQPVRRHGVDAAIFFSDIVIPLKLAGLDVDIKPGVGPVLEHPVRTQEAADALHHIDADAFAPITTAVDMLVKELGSTPLIGFGGAPFTLASYLIEGGPSKDLPHSREMMRNQPELWAQILNWCADITAQFISAQVVAGASALQVFDSWAGRLSPEEYETFAKPYSERLFSQLALLVDKDGVPVPRVHFGVGTEPLLESMHGVGATVMGIDSQTDLARASALFHDKVPLQGNISTELLTANWETLAEHIDAVIASGANAPGHVVNLGHGVPPETDPDVLTRITEYIHRTTT
- the hemG gene encoding protoporphyrinogen oxidase yields the protein MIQADRVVIGAGISGLLAALRATSRGETVVVLEKEAHAGGLIAPVTIGEIDIDAGAEAFSTAGESFLQLLKELGLNDHIVSPQRTDARIVASPTLRYPIPHGVLGIPSSLDDPELASIISPQGLEEARRLDSQPVGELQGMSVAELVDTRLGSEFVDKLVEPLFSGVHGSSAQTLSAESTIPALLRAMSETGSLCSAARQIRAAQPRPGAAVASLDGGMFTLVAELYRLLLSKKVWFSFNSDVTSVQQENDQWCCKTSNGTFVSTQMTIATGISTAAYVLASWDSQEVVAELATPETHSVDVALVILLVESTQLDSFPLGSGALITESSGVTAKASTHVNAKWEWVDNALPEHHHLIRLSYGRDGILPEGDLIALAHDDLPRLYQIDDATIHSATIHHWPGSLYQASTAAKAKQEQLLITAQKLEVELCGSYISGNGLLGITRDHYQRMTP